The DNA sequence ATACTGCTTTTACCACAGAAACGACCATGTAGGTCAGGTGTATATATATTATATTCTTCATATCTACTTATGATATAAAATACCGCCGAAAAAACATCAAAACCTATAATATTGTCATTAAAAAAATTCCTTTGTTTTTGAAAGAATAATTGATAACGATCATCTGATATAATAAATGAGGCATGAATGTTTTGAATACCTGCTTCATTTAACAAGCCATCCGGCAATATTTGCACTGCGTTTTCAAGTTGTTGGATGCTATAATTTATCTTGGAGCCATCGTAATTCTCAAATTCTGTTTCACTTTCTGTAATTTTGTAATTCTCTTGGCCAAATAAGATAGTTGCTGTATAAGCAAGCCTATTGGACGTTTGCGGGCTATATATTAGAATTGTTTCTTTCAAAAAATGGCGACTTGAGTTAAATGTATTAGTTTTGCAAACATAACCCTCAAACTACAATCAGAAAAAGTAATACATGAAAACTGCTCTCATTACAGGAATTACAGGACAAGACGGAGCTTATCTTGCTGAGTTTTTATTAAACAAAGGCTATATGGTACACGGCATTAAACGCCGCAGTTCGTTATTTAACACTGACAGGATAGATCATTTGTATCAAGACCCTCACGAACGAAACTTGAGGTTAAAGTTGCATTATGGCGACCTCACTGACTCTACCAATCTCATTCGCATTGTGCAAGAAACACAACCCGATGAAATATATAATTTAGCAGCACAGAGCCATGTGAAAGTAAGTTTTGAAACCCCTGAGTATACCGCCAATGCTGATGCCTTAGGCACACTCCGTATTCTGGAAGCCGTGCGAGTATGTGGCCTTACCGAGAAAACCCGTGTATATCAAGCATCCACTTCCGAGCTGTATGGGTTGGTGCAGGAAGTGCCCCAAAGTGAAACTACACCATTCTACCCCCGTTCGCCTTACGGAGTTGCAAAGCTTTATGGATTTTGGATTACAGTGAATTACCGCGAAGCATATAATATGTATGCCTGCAACGGGATACTTTTCAACCACGAAAGCCCAGTGCGTGGGGAAACATTTGTAACGCGTAAAATTACCCGTGCCGTTGCACGAATAGCCATGGGCTTGCATGATAAACTTTGGTTGGGGAATTTAGGTGCCAAACGCGATTGGGGCCATGCCAAAGACTATGTGGAAGCCATGTACCTCATGCTGCAACAGGATGTAGCCGAAGATTTTGTAATAGCCACTGGCCAAACAACCCCTGTGCGTGATTTTGTAAAAATGGCCTTTGCCGAAGTAGGGGTGCAGATAGTATTTAAAGGTGATGGCGTAAACGAAATTGGTTTTGTGGCAAGTATTGATACAGCCAAAGCAGCCGAGATGAAAATAGACTTACAAGTAAAACCTGGACAAGAATTGGTAGCAGTGGACCCAATTTATTTCAGACCAACCGAAGTAGATTTATTGATAGGAGATGCTACCAAAGCATACGAAAAATTGGGATGGAAACCAAAATATACCCTACCGATGTTGGTAGCAGATATGGTGCAAAGCGATGTGAAACTGATGCAGAAAGAAAAATTTCTGAAAGACAATGGCTTCAGCACCTTGAACTACTTTGAATAAAAAAATTTAATACCTATTTCAATTATGGAAGAAACAAAGGACGAGCATTTATGGAAACTGGCTTTGAAACGTGCCAATTTCAAAAAGCATCTATTTACTTATATTATAGTGAATGGTTTTTTATGGGCTTTGTGGTTTATGATTGGCAAGAGTGAACCCACTGTAGAAGGAGGGGGATTGCACTTTCCATGGCCCATTTGGACTACCTTGGGTTGGGGTATAGGTGTATTCTTTAACTATCGAGATGCATATAGCGACACCACAAATGCAGCAGAAAAAGAATACCAAAAATTGTTGAACGACAAAAAACACAAAAAATAATTTATGGGTTTATGGGCAGATACCGCAGGATTGCTGTTCCCTAATGCCTGTGCAGGTTGCGGACAATTATTGTTAGCGACCGAAAGCGTAATTTGCTTGGCGTGCAAACACAATTTGCCCTATACTAATTTCCACAAAGACGCCGATAATCCAGTAGCCAAAACCTTTCGAGGCAGAGTGAAAGTAGAAGCAGCTACTTCATTTTTATATTTTCGAAAACTAGGTATCACCCAAAGGTTATTGCATGGCCTCAAATATAAAGGTGATAAGGAAGTAGGAATATGTTTGGGTAACTGGATGGGTTGTGCCCTACAAGAATCGGAAATATATAATAGTATAGATGTGATTGTGCCA is a window from the Bacteroidota bacterium genome containing:
- the gmd gene encoding GDP-mannose 4,6-dehydratase — its product is MKTALITGITGQDGAYLAEFLLNKGYMVHGIKRRSSLFNTDRIDHLYQDPHERNLRLKLHYGDLTDSTNLIRIVQETQPDEIYNLAAQSHVKVSFETPEYTANADALGTLRILEAVRVCGLTEKTRVYQASTSELYGLVQEVPQSETTPFYPRSPYGVAKLYGFWITVNYREAYNMYACNGILFNHESPVRGETFVTRKITRAVARIAMGLHDKLWLGNLGAKRDWGHAKDYVEAMYLMLQQDVAEDFVIATGQTTPVRDFVKMAFAEVGVQIVFKGDGVNEIGFVASIDTAKAAEMKIDLQVKPGQELVAVDPIYFRPTEVDLLIGDATKAYEKLGWKPKYTLPMLVADMVQSDVKLMQKEKFLKDNGFSTLNYFE
- a CDS encoding 2TM domain-containing protein, with translation MEETKDEHLWKLALKRANFKKHLFTYIIVNGFLWALWFMIGKSEPTVEGGGLHFPWPIWTTLGWGIGVFFNYRDAYSDTTNAAEKEYQKLLNDKKHKK
- a CDS encoding ComF family protein, translated to MGLWADTAGLLFPNACAGCGQLLLATESVICLACKHNLPYTNFHKDADNPVAKTFRGRVKVEAATSFLYFRKLGITQRLLHGLKYKGDKEVGICLGNWMGCALQESEIYNSIDVIVPVPLYQKRENKRGYNQCHILAQGISEATNKTVSTTNLLRVKNNRSQTKLERWTRWTNVQEIFKLEEASQLESKHILLLDDVVTTGATLEACAALLVPYCKVSIATLAIARDF